The genomic stretch GCCAAGAACCACCGTGGCCTCTACCAGAACAGCGTGCCGTCAGTCAGAAGCTTCTACAGCAGCAGCGGCGACGAGGTAGCAAACCACTAAATTTGTAACAAAACATAAGTGAATTCCTCGTAAATTTGTAATCAACATTCAAATAAGTAACAATCTTTTAAAgaggaaaaaaactaaaattccCTTTGGGTCGCTGGAAATGGAACAGGACGAGCTGCTGTGGGCGGCTGTCTGGCTCTACATCGCCACCGGCGACCAGGAGTACAAGGGCTACATCGCCGGCGCCAACAACCTTGGCTGGGTGCCGCAATCGTTGGGCTGGGACAACAAGTTCATCGGTGCCCAGGCACTAGTCGCCAAGGCAAGATACATATCTACCATTATTAAATTAACCGCAAATTTTCAATGTCAACAAACTGATAATTACCTTAACTGTCGGCCATCTTGCAGCTCATCCTTCAAGGGAAGCTGCCCAACGACGGCCACCACGGCGAGATGAAGAGCAGCGTGGAGAAGTTCCTGTGCAACGTGGTGCAGCACGGCGACGGCAGCAGCGGCAGGCTCACCCCAGGCGGCATGCTCTACGTACAGCAATGGGAAAACAACCAGGCCCTCACGTCGGCGATGTTCGTCCTCGTCACGTACGCCGACtacctggcggcggcgagggcctcGCTCCAGTGCGGCGGCGTGAGCCTGGCGCCAGCGCAGCTCGTCTCCTTCGCGCGGGCACAGGTAGACTACCTGCTGGGGAAGAACCCGATGAGGATGAGCTACATGGTCGGGTTCGGAAACAGGTACCCGCAGCAGCCTCACCACCGGGGCGCGTCGCTGCCATCCATCAACGCCAACCCTGTGAAGATCACCTGCAATGAAGGATCCAGCTACTTCGAGAGGCCAGGACCCAACTCCAATGTGATCGATGGCGCCATCGTCGGAGGGCCTGATGCCAACGACCATTACAACGACTCTCGGGGAAATTACGTGCAAGGCGAGCCATCAACCTACGGCGTCGCACCCATCATCGGAGTTCTGGCAAGGCTTCTGCACAGATGAGATAGTCATGCTCCTGTCTTCAGTCCACAGATGAGAAATACCATTATTGTTGTAGTTTGGACGATTAAGTCATCCAATAAAATGCTTGCACCAAGAACAACACAATAGTCAAACATGCCATTGTCTCCTTCCAAATTTTCCAAAGGAACTTCAACATCTAGAACTCATTATATTTTTCGCTTACACTAAGAGTTAGGGGCTTCAAGAATCAAGAGCAGATAGACAGTCCCTTATCACCTCAGcgacctgctccagctccttttcTGAGATGATAAGTGGCGGCACAAGCCTAACAACATTGCCTTTCCCAGCTTCAGCAAAAGACACCAGCTTCTAAGCACGCATCGACTAAAGGACCAGCCGGCACGTCAAGCTTAATGCCAACAATGAGACCAATCCCCCGGATCTCTTTGACGTGAAAATTTCCGCTCAGCTTGGTCTTGAGCAGCTGCCTGAAGTCCTCTCCTTTCTTGCTCACCGCTGCCAGGAAGCCAGGTTTCTGGATCTTGTCCAGCACGGTTAATGCAGCCCGGCACACAAAAGGGCTTCCACCGAATGTGGTACCATGGTCTCCGTAGCCTATGGCTGCAGAAATCTTTTCCTTGACCAATACTATACCAATAGGAAGGCCATTAGCCAGTGGCTTTGCCAAGGACATCATGTCCGACTCTACTCCAAAAATCTCATAGGCCAAAGGTACCCTGTGCGCCCCAGATCACATTGCACCTGCGTTTCAGACAGTGGATTGGTCTCCACCTTTTTGGATTGAAAAAAAAGGCTGAACTGAATCTCGCAATGCAATCCTAAATCCTTACTGTCGAACTACCaattagtatttcagttattcaaacaAATATGAAAAAGCTGGCTCTCGTGTCGTCCCCTACTAGCTCATGGATAATTCATGGGGACAGTGACGAGAGAAATTTGACCGAGGGCGTGCATGCAAATTGAGTCCTTGCTCAATCCCAAAACAGAGGTTTAAGGTTTCAAGTTTTACAATGCACTACAAATTCTACACTTGCCAGTTTTTCTATGCACTCCACAATATGAAGAACATGGATGAGTAAAAAAGGTAAAGGTCTATCATACCTCAGCAAAGACAAGGAGAGCACCAGCCTCATCGCAAGCATCCCGCAGGCCCTGCAAGAACTCATTTGTGGCACTGTGAATCCCACCATCACCTTGCACGGGCTCGACAAACACGGCCGCAATCTTCCCCGACTGAATCACCTTCTTGGCCTCCTCCAAATTGCCGTACTCCACGAATGTCGAGCCGGGCATGACCGGTTCAAAGGGCTCCCGGTACTGCACCTTGCTGGTCAGCGCGAGCGAGCCCATGGTCCGGCCGTGGAAGCAGTTGGTGAAGCACACAAATTCCGTGGGCGCATCACCGTCGGGGCACATGACCCGCTGGTACTTCCTGGCGAACTTGATGGCCGCCTCGTTGGCCTCGGTGCCAGAGTTGGCGAAGAAGGCGCGGTCCGCGAAGGAGGCCTCCACGAGCCGCTTAGCGAGCTCCACCTGCGAGCAAGAAAGCTGGTTGAGTCGTTGAGATGGAGAGGTGGTGGCTGGAACATGAACTTGGCAAGCATAAGGTCGAACACTTTGCGGACACTGTATTAGGAATTGGGGTTAAGGTGAGCGAGCGAGGAGGCCTTGTACTGTACCTGGGGGACGGTGTAGCCGACGTTGCTAGCGTGGACGAGGCGCTTGTACTGGTCAATGCTGGCGTCGACCAGGTCGGGGTCGCAATGGCCGAGGGAGTTGACGGCCAGGCCCGCGGTCATGTCGAGGTACTCGCGCCCGTCGATATCGTAGAGCTTGCAGCCGCGCCCCGCCACGAAGACGACGCGGGCGCCGCGCTTGTAGGTGCCCACCATGTACCTGGCCTCGTCCTCCACGACGGCCCGGCTCGCCGCGGACAGCTCCCCGGTCCACGCGGCCGTTGGAGCCGGCACCGGGGTCGCAAGGCAAGCGGAGACGCGCGCCCGCCGGGACGATGGGAGCATCGCGGCGGCCGCCGGCTTGACAACGGGCGCGACGGCGAAGAAGGATTGGAGCGAGTTCATGGAGGATTCGAGGTGGATGCGAGAGAGATTTTTTTGATTAAAATTTTAACTTTTAAAATTTCCAAATGCATAAACGCGCGCTCTGAGCTTTCTTCAATTACTAGCGCCGCTAGCTGTCAGAAGCGACGCATGCATCGCGTTTCTTTTCCCACGCTTCTGATTTGCCCGGCGATATTCACTTTCCTGAAATTTGATTATTTGGCACCACATATCAAACATAGGGTATGTGTGTCAAATAATTGAGGAGCAAATCACTGATTAGCATGATGACAATATATACAAGTGTTTTGCCGCAATTTTGAAATCACTCAAATAagtataaaaaataaataaacgaAGACTGAGATTTCTTTGCGTCGCCAGAAAGGCCTACATCGCCAGCGCCATCAACCTCGGCGGGGTGCAGCAGGCGTTGGGCTAGGATGATAAGTTCGTTGGTGCCCAAACACTAGTTGCTAACATTACAGAAGGGTACCTATCTGCCTATAGCGGCGATCTCAGCGGCGATCTCATCTCCGACGTAGTATCGATCGGGTTCTCTCATCCTACTCCCTCTCCCTCTGATTTCGGTTTTGCGGCACGGGGACTACTTCAaggggttggcctggccaactgcCCGGTCGCGGTGCGCACCCTCGTCTAGGGTTTGGGAATGGGAAGTGATGGCGGAATCTTCGGCTCAGGGGGGAGCACGATCGCACTAGGGGATGGAGGAGGCAGAGGACATTGATGCCCTGTTGAAGAGAGTCAACCTACACGGTGAGGGGAGTGAAGATTGGTGGTGATAGGATGAAAGATCTGAAGGAGGAGGTCAAGTGGCTGGCTCTTGGAAGGGTTCATACGAGGAAGTCGTTTAGTGCAACCTCCCTGTTTCAAACACGGCATCATGCGTGGAGTCTGGCGCAGGAAATAAAACATAGGATACTGGACAAGAACTTGTTTTTGTTCCAGGCTATATGCCTGGGAGATTGGACAAGGATTATGGAGGAGGGACCATGAATTTTCAGCGAGCGAGGGGTGATCCTGACTGAATATGATCGCTTTACCCCGGCTAACACGATCCAGCTGAACCTGATGCATGCCTGGGTGAGAATTCTGAAGATCCCGGACCTGTTTCGAAAGGAAGATGTGGTTACAGACGTGTCAACGCAAGTGCGGAAGGTAGTCAGTGTGGAACTGAGACCATCTTCCTTCCGATTGTATTGGTGATTTCAATGAGGTGTTGCACCATTCAGAGCATGGAGGGCTACTGAACGGAGTTACAACTATGTGATTTAGGCTACAGAGGAGTCCCTTGGACTTTTGAGAAAAAGGTTGCATGTGGATCCTATTGCCGGACGAGACTGGATCGAGCTTTAGCcacttgacataggcatccccaatgggtctgccgaagatggtattcggggtttattgaaggcccacgacccaaagtttgtgaagcctggaagcccagttaagagatagtttggaaagatagagttgtattaggaataatgacttgtaactattacgggaggaactcaaagagtctcccggtctttgtaacttgtacatcacgaaaccttcggctccgcctcctatataagggggagtcgaaggagaaagaaaggatcgatttcattatcaacataaccctagttttctagcagtcgagtacttttccggctgaaccctcgagatctacttgccctctacttccctgaaaaccctagtctacaatctgtaggaatttacaagtcgataccttgtcaattgccgccgtctgtgggaattagaggcgagaaGGAGCTgacctcgatggcacgctcaacatcaacgacatcttcggtggcaagcaacgcgttgAACAAAGGTAAACATATCGAAACTGGTCtattcgattttgttcctcacccgccctcccgtgtggatgcatatgcgtatctggaggagcctatggagatgacgttcgggaggttccacttccgcgtcggaaaagagggatcacatcgtctcgaggttccggttTCGTCGGGATCGGCGGCGGCCGACTCCGATCTTTCGGAATCGTCGTCATCGTTCGAGACGGGCGCTGAGGAGAtctcgccgccacgcttcgtcaagACTGCGACAAGCGGAAAATtcgtcaagatcttcggcagcatgtccttcgagtcgtctgcggactccaatataagcagcaaCTCAGACAatgtcgacagcttcgacttcatcgacaaatctacttctgttagggaggtcttcgccgatctatgcgacggtgtcaccaacctCGACGAAAgtcaaactccaaaatatcatcaagtttatgtaattggagaaccaagtcgcccacaggaggagacatcagaggctttcgatgatgcgggaaatccatacatcgatcccgctgatcttatgaGAGGTTTAGGCACCAAGTATGTCGGACCTGCAACGCGACAGATGGTGCAACTTCCGCAAGCGGCTTGGGACAGAGCTACAAAAGCCATCGATGGCACGAAGCTGATGACTACGACTACCACagctgaagagttgcaagcatatcaatatagactcgcccgtgctgGACGAGAACTCGAAAAATAGAAAGCCGAGCTTGATAGGAGGAGAgccgcagcttccgcgtcaagccgaAGAAGGGTGGAGCTCAGCCGACATTCAGGGATTTCGGAATCCAATCACTGAGCAGCCCGTAATAGAGGAAGATCGAGGCTGCAGAACATACCTGAAGGCTAGAGGGAGAAtctgatccaaaatctcgacatgtcctttatgttaatagatacaaggggaaacatTAGTCCCAAAATaccggaagctggatatatggcgactcatGCTTTTATACTAGCAAACAGGCCACCTcccgagatccaagagaagcattgtacaacatggctctggcaggagttggagtcatgggaacagcgttcgcaagcacaagtacacctcccgaaagtgctccaaggcaaaatagtccacggccCACAGTGGTAGGACAGGACCCTCCGAGAGCAAGCGCGGCAAGAGATGCAGCGACACAGGCGCGAGTCGACGGGGCGCGACAAGAAAGGAGAgatcatcggcattcaccagaggtCAACGAGGAGGACATGTGCGGGCTCCCTTGCTTCACCTGAAGAGTTCGCAAAACACGGGTCCCATCTGGTTTCAAGTTGCCTGACAACTATAAAAAgtttgatggcctgcaagatcccgaggattggctagtcaactatctggagacagtaaaattgacGGGGGGAACCAAAACAaccgccatgcagagcatccaggtaaACCTAAGTGGAGCAGCGCGATCATGGATTAAAAAGTTACCGCCCGGATCTATCGATAGTTGGGAAACTTTCAAGGACATGTTCGTGAAAAATTCCTAtctacatgcaagaaacctgcatcaatagagcagctaagAGATTGcagacagaagtatgatgagtcaatgaggacgtacatccagaggtggaacattatcaaaaattcggcagagaacatatctgacgaaagagcgatagatgcgtttgtcgctgggatccgaaggaaggacttagtcgaggatttgggaatgactaacccgaaaacaatagcagcactcatggaaatagcaaatcgctgggcagatggagaagatgttgttcacaacaaacggcataggtcgcctgaggacgaGCGCAATCAAAACATTCAAATTAGACGACgattcttgatggcgtgtatttcacacgttcgttggggaaccccaagaggaaggtatgatgcgcacagcagcaagttttccctcagaaagaaaccaaggtttatcgaaccaggaggagccaagaagcacgttgaaggttgatggcggcgggatgtagtgcggcgcaacaccggggattccggcgccaacgtggaacctgcacaacacaaccaaagtactttgccccaacgaaacagtgaggttgtcaatctcaccggcttgctgtaacaaaggattaacagtattgtgtggaagatgattgtttgcagaggaaacagtaaagaacaagtattgcagcagtagtaatgcagcagtagtaacgcagtaaaacagtaaacaagcagcgatagcagtatttaggaacaaggcctagggaatagactttcactagtggacactctcaacattgatcacataacataatagataaatgcatactctacactcttgttggatgatgaacacattgcgtaggattacacgaaccctcaatgccggagttaacaagctccacaattcaatgttcatatttaaataaccttagagtgcaagaaagatcaacacgactaaaccaagtactaacatagcatgcacaccgtcaccttcacgccacgtaggaggaatagatcacatcaatactatcatagcaatagttaacttcacaatctacaagagatcatgatcatagcatacgccaagtactaacacggatgcacacaccgtcaccattacaccgtgcgaggagggataaaactactttaataacattgctagagtagcacatagataaattgtgatacaaaacacattgcaatcataaagagatataaataagcacttcactacgccattcataacgagtgagtaagtattccgtgaaatatagcctaagagacccacacggtgcacacactcgtcacctttacacacgtgggacaaggagtctccggagatcacataagtaaaactcacttgactagcatagtgacatctagattacaagcatcataatatgaatctcaatcatgtaaggcagctcatgagattattgtattgaagtacataggagagagatgaaccacatagctaccggtacagccccgagccttgatggagaactactccctcctcatgggagcagcagcggtgatgaagatggcggtggagatggcagcggtgtcgatggagaagccttccggggcacttccccgctccggcagggtgccggaacgagactcctcgtccccggatcttggcttcgcgatggcggcggctccggaaggttttccgtatcgtggttttttgtatcgggggtttcgcgacggaggctttaagtaggcggaagggcagcagtcgggggctgacgaggggcccacaccacgggcggcgcgggccccccttggccgcgccgccatgtggtccggccacctcgtggccccacttcgtatgctcttcggtcttccggaaggttcgtggcaaaataggcccccgggtcttcgtttcgtccaattccgagaatatttcgttactaggatttcgaaaccaaaaacagcagaaaacaacaactggcacttcggcatcttgttaataggttagttccggaaaatgcacgaatatgacataaagtgtgcataaaacatgtaggtatcatcaataatatggcatagaacataagaaattatcgatacgtcggagacgtatcaagcatccctaagcttagttctcgctcgtcccgagcagtaaaacgataacaaagataatttctgaagtgacatgccatcataaccttgatcatactatttgtaaacatatgtagtggatgcagcgatcaaaacaatggtaatgacatgagtaaacaagtgaatcataaagcaaagacttttcatgaatagtactttaagacaagcatcaataagtcttgcataagagttaactcataaagcaataaatcaaagtaaaggcattgaagcaacacaaaggaagattaagtttcagcggttgctttcaacttataacatgtatatctcatggataattgtcaacatagagtaatataacaagtacaatatgcaagtatgtaggaatcaatgcatagttcacacaagtgtttgcttcttgatgtggagagagataggtgaactgactcaacataaaagtaaaaagaatggtccttcaaagaggaaagcatcgattgctatatttgtgctagagcttttattttgaaaacatgaaacaattttttcaacggtagtaataaagcatatgagttatgaaagttatatcttacaagttgcaagcctcatgcatagtatactaatagtgcccgcaccttgtcctaattagcttggactaccggatctttgcaatgcacatgttttaaccaagtgtcacaatggggtacctccatgccgcctgtacaaaggtctaaggagaaagctcgcattttggatttctcgcttttgattattctcaacttagacatccataccgggacaacatggacaactggataatggactcctctttaatgcataagcatgtggcaacaattattattctcatatgagattgaggatatatgtccaagactgaaacttccaccatgattcatggctttagttagcggcccaatgttcttctctaacaatatgcatgctccaaccattaaggtggtagatctctcttacttcagacaagacggacatgcatagcaactcacatgatattcaacaaacaatagttgatggcgtccccgtaaaacatggttatcgcacaacaagcaacttaataagagataaagtgcataagtacatattcaataccacaatagtttttaagctatttgtcccatgagctatatattgtaaaggtgaatgatggaattttaaaggtagcactcaagcaatttactttggaatggcggataaataccatgtagtaggtaggtatggtggacacaaatggcatagtggttggctcaaggattttggatgcatgagaagtattccctctcgatacaaggtttaggctagcaaggtttatttgaaacaaacacaaggatgaacggtgcagcaaaactcacataaaagacatattgtaaacattataagactctacaccgtcttccttgttgttcaaaactcaatactagaaattatctagactttagagagaccaaacatgcaaaccaaatttagcaagctctaggtgtttcttcattaatgggtgcaaagtatatgatgcaagagcttaaacatgagcacaacaattgccaagtatcaagttattcaagacattttaccaattactacatgtagcattttccgtttccaaccatataaaaatgaacgaagcagctttTAACCttggccatgaacactaaaagataaagcgaagaacacatgtgttcatatgaaccagcggagcgtgtctctctcccacacaagcatgtatttattcagagaatgaaaataacaaaacgaaaataaaagcaacacggacgctccaagtaaagtacataagatgtgaccgaataaaaatatagtttcaagggaggaacccgataatgttgttgatgaagaaggggatgccttgggcatccccaagcttagacgcttgagtcttcttagaatatgcaggggtgaaccaccgggcatccccaagcttagagctttcactctccttgatcatattgtatcatactcctctcttgatccttgaaaacttcctccacaccaaactcgaaacaactcattagagggttagtgcacaataaaaattcacatgttcagaggtgacacaatcattcttaacacttctggacattgcataaagctactggagattaatggatcaaagaaattcatccaacatagcaaaagaggcaatgcgaaataaaaggcagaatctgtcaaaacagaacagtccgtaaagatggattttattagggcaccagacttgctcaaatgaaaatgcccaaattgaatgaaagttgcgtacatatctgaggatcactcacgtaaattggcttaattttctgagttgcctacagagaattagacccagattcgtgacaagcaaagaaatctgtttctcgcgcagtaatccaaatctagtatttactttactatcaaagactttacttggcacaacaaaacataaaactaagatagggagaggttgctacagtagtaaacaacttccaagacacaaatataaaacaaagtactgtagcaaaataacacatgggttatctcccaagaagttctttctttatagccgttaagatgggctcagcagttttaatgatgcacttgcaagaaatagtatttgaagcaaaagagagcatcaagaggcaaattcaaaacacatttaagtctaacatgcttcctatgcataggaatcttgtaaataaacaagttcatgaagagcaaagtaacaagcataggaagataaaacaagtgtagcttcaaaaatttcagcacatagagaggcattttagtaacatgaaaatttctacaaccatattttcctctctcataataactttcagtagcatcatgagcaaactcaacaatataactatcacataaagcattcttatcatgagcctcatgcataaaattattactctccacataagcataatcaattttattagtaatagcgggagcaaattcaacaaagtagctatcattattattctcatcaagtgtaggaggcatagtataatcacaataaaatttactctccatagtaggttgtaccaaaagaccactatcattataatcatcataaataggaggcaaagtatcatcaaagaaaattttctcctcaatgcttgggggactaaaaatatcatgaaaaccagcttccccaagcttagaacttactatattattatcaacaatggtgttcaaagcgttcatactaatattactaccgagcatgcaaataagattccataggttttttaattttcgcatcaaacaatccatgttttaaatcaggaaatagaataagaagctcattgttgtccattatgccaaactagtgtaaacaagaaacaaaaagatgcaattgcaggatctaaaggaaatagcttcgagcacacacacaacggcgccagaaaaatactttacctgggaccggtgtatgagagccttttacctttcctccccggcaacggcgccagaaaatatgcttgatggcgtgtatgtcacacgttcgttggggaaccccaagaggaaggtatgatgcgcacatcagcaagttttccctcagaaagaaaccaaggtttatcgaaccaggaggagccaagaagcacgttgaaggttgatggcggcgggatgtagtgcggcgcaacaccggggattccggcgctcgatgcgtgtagttgacacgtccgttgggaaccccaagaggaaggtgtgatgcgcacagcggcaagtttcctcgctagaaaccaaggtttaatcgaaccaggagggagtcaagaagcacgttgaaggttgatggcggcgggatgtagtgcggcgcaacaccgcagattccggcgccaacgtggaacccgcacaacacaaccaaagtactttgccccaacgaaacaagtgaggttgtcaatctcaccggcttgccgtaacaaaggattaaccgtattgtgtggaagatgattgtttgcagagaaaatagtaaaaacaagtattgcaagcagatttgtatttcaagtattaaagaatggaccggggtccacagctcactagaggtgtctctcccataagataaaagcatgttgggtgaacaaattacagtcgggcaattgacaaatagagagagcataacaatgcacatacatgacatgataagtatagtgagatttaattgggcattacgacaaagtacatagaccgccatccaaccgcatctatgcctaaaaagtccaccttcaaagttatcgtccgaacccctccagcattaagttgcaaagcaacagtacaattgcattaagtatggtgcgtaatgtaatcaacaactacatcctcggacatagcgccaatgttttatccctagtggcaacaagacaacacaaccttagaactttcgtcacatcgtcccgtgtgtcaatgcggcatgaacccactatcgagcataaatactccctcttggagttaaaagtaaaaacttggccaaagcctctactagaaacggagagcatgcaagatcataaacaacacatgtataataacttgataattaacatgacatagtattctctatccatcggatcccgacaaacacaacatatagaattacagatagatgatcttgatcatgttaggcagctcacaagatccaacaatgaagcacaatgaggagaagacaaccatctagctactgctatggacccatagtccaggggtgaactactcactcatcactccggaggcgaccatggcggtgtagagtcctccgggagatgattcccctctccggcagggtgccggaggcgatctcccggatcccccgagatgggatcggcggcggcggcgtctcgcaaggttttccgtatcgtggctctcggtaccgggggtttcgtcacggagactttttataggcggaagggcaggtcaagaggcggcacgggggccccacaccacgggccgcgcggccaaggg from Lolium rigidum isolate FL_2022 chromosome 4, APGP_CSIRO_Lrig_0.1, whole genome shotgun sequence encodes the following:
- the LOC124646779 gene encoding endoglucanase 14-like, which encodes MVSRRALLVVAMAGVLAVMPGCVTARHDYVVALSKSLLYFEAQRSGRLPSTQRVRWRGHSALNDGADHGVDLTGGYYDSGDNVKFGFPMAFTVTMLSWVVVEHGTRLAAAGELGHTLEAVRWGADYLARAHAAPDTLYVQVGDGDSDHKCWERPEDMDTPRNSYMVNPSNPGSDVAAETAAALAAAAVVFSTPAPGGDHQYASTLLTHAKQLFEFAKNHRGLYQNSVPSVRSFYSSSGDEDELLWAAVWLYIATGDQEYKGYIAGANNLGWVPQSLGWDNKFIGAQALVAKLILQGKLPNDGHHGEMKSSVEKFLCNVVQHGDGSSGRLTPGGMLYVQQWENNQALTSAMFVLVTYADYLAAARASLQCGGVSLAPAQLVSFARAQVDYLLGKNPMRMSYMVGFGNRYPQQPHHRGASLPSINANPVKITCNEGSSYFERPGPNSNVIDGAIVGGPDANDHYNDSRGNYVQGEPSTYGVAPIIGVLARLLHR